The following is a genomic window from Bacteroides sp. AN502(2024).
GATTGGTGAGAAGCTCCTCAACATCATGTTTGGTTTGCCGTTGTTGGTACGGACGAGCCATCAGCTCATCGCGCTCAGTCTTTTGATTGAAGATTATATTTTTCATTGCCGTCTTATTAGAGTGCAAATATAGCTCTTTTTATTCAATTAAACCTCTATATTGAATAAAAAAGCATATATTTTATTCAATACGAAGATGCTATTGACTAAAAACTGAGATGTCAAGATGCTTGTTGAACTTTATAAAAGACGAATAGGACACCTCGAACATTCCTGCATATCTGATTCTGTTCTCTTTCTGCAAGTTCCGGATATAGGTCAGATAGTATTCACCCACCGTTTTATGGGTTGTTTTGTTTGTGGCAGATTCAATAAGAGTTGTAGCCGTAAAGTCTTTGCCTGCTATCCTCTTGTCCAAAGCGGTTTTCTGTATCTCATTGATTTTTTCGCTTATGAGAACGGCTATTCTTTCACGGTTCGGACATTTATCCTT
Proteins encoded in this region:
- a CDS encoding Arm DNA-binding domain-containing protein — encoded protein: MSETIKVVCYKYKTLSNGESPLMIRICKDGKKKYQSLGISVKAEQWDFKTNQPKDKCPNRERIAVLISEKINEIQKTALDKRIAGKDFTATTLIESATNKTTHKTVGEYYLTYIRNLQKENRIRYAGMFEVSYSSFIKFNKHLDISVFSQ